Proteins encoded together in one Bombus affinis isolate iyBomAffi1 chromosome 2, iyBomAffi1.2, whole genome shotgun sequence window:
- the LOC126925744 gene encoding derlin-1, giving the protein MSDVRNWINSLPIFTRYWLLCTIVCTLVGRFGLINPTSLILINERFINNFEIWRAATSVFFYPLNRGSGFHFLINCYFLYNYSLRLERGEYDGRPADYCFLLLFNWICCVIIGVIGELHILMDPMVLSILYVWCQLNKDAIVNFWFGTQFKAVYLPWVLFAFNLIISGGGMMELFGILVGHLYVFLKFKYPQELGGPELLNTPKILESYFPSQRGNIRWFGAAPTQRTQTQQARNTFGGHNWGRGYVLGD; this is encoded by the exons atgtcAGACGTAAGGAACTGGATTAATTCTTTACCAATTTTTACAAGATATTGGCTATTATGTACAATAGTTTGCACATTAGTTGGAAGATTCGGGTTAATAAATCCGACTTCACTAATACTTATAAACGAACGGTTTATaaacaattttgaaatttgGAGAGCAGCCACCAGTGTGTTTTTCTACCCTTTAAATCGGGGTTCGGGATTTCATTTTTTGATTAACTGTTATTTCTTATATAATTATTCGTTGAGGTTAGAACGTGGAGAATACGATGGACGACCAGCAGATTATTGTTTCTTACTCTTATTCAACTGGATATGCTGCGTTATCATAGGAGTTATTGGTGAATTACATATTCTTATGGATCCTATGGTACTCAGCATATTATACGTTTGGTGTCAATTGAATAAAGATGCTATTGTTAATTTCTGGTTTG GTACACAATTTAAAGCAGTATACTTACCATGGGTATTGTTTGCATTTAATCTCATTATCTCTGGAGGTGGCATGATGGAACTTTTTGGTATTCTAGTGGGGCATCTTTATGtgtttttaaaattcaaatatccTCAAGAACTCGGTGGACCTGAATTATTAAATACTCCAAAAATTCTTGAATCTTATTTTCCATCTCAAAGAGGTAATATCAGATGGTTTGGAGCTGCTCCTACGCAAAGAACACAAACACAACAAGCTAGAAATACATTTGGTGGTCATAATTGGGGACGAGGATATGTTTTAGGAGACTGA
- the LOC126925739 gene encoding translocon-associated protein subunit alpha: MKKFSIFLLLFISAITFTTNKVYAQEDENIDDIVDIEGEDNSVITDEEPEDETATASPDADTTILFTKPVYNGLSTLELPAGNLVEFLVGFTNKGEYDFILESLDASFRYSMDFNFYIQNFSTAVYNKIVKPKHEVTLAYSFIPSENLAGRPFGFNINLNYKDSNGIDFSEAVYNETVQIIELDDGLDGETIFLYVFLAACVILTLVGGQQLLSSLGRKSRSSNTRRTPVEMGTSNPNNVDYDWLPKETLNRINKSPKTPRQSSRQRKVKRTADD; encoded by the exons ATGAAGAAATTTAGCATTTTTTTATTACTCTTCATTTCTGCAATTACTTTCACAACGAATAAAG tTTATGCTCAAGAAGATGAAAATATAGATGATATCgtggatattgaaggagaagaTAATTCTGTAATAACAGATGAAGaaccagaagatgaaacagccaCTGCTTCACCTGATGCTGATACAACTATATTATTTACTAAACCAGTTTATAATGGATTATCAACATTGG AATTACCAGCTGGAAATTTAGTTGAATTTCTTGTTGGTTTCACCAATAAAGGAGAATATGATTTTATTCTTGAATCTTTGGATGCCTCTTTCCGTTATTCAATGGACTTTAACTTTTATATCCAAAATTTTTCAACTGCTGTATAtaacaaaattgtaaaaccaaaaCACGAAGTAACATTAGCATATTCATTTATTCCATCAGAAAATCTTGCTGGAAGACCTTTTGGTTTTAATATTAATCTAAATTATAAAGATTCT AATGGTATTGACTTTAGTGAAGCTGTTTATAATGAAACAGTGCAAATAATAGAATTAGATGATGGTCTTGACGGAGAAACAATTTTCTTATATGTATTTCTGGCAGCATGTGTGATATTGACACTCGTAGGAGGACAGCAACTTCTTTCATCTCTTGGTCGTAAATCTCGATCTTCTAATACTCGTAGAACTCCTGTCGAAATGGGCACATCAAACCCTAATAATGTAGACTATGATTGGTTGCCAAAAGAAACATTAAATAGAATTA ATAAATCTCCTAAAACGCCCAGACAAAGTTCTAGGCAACGAAAAGTTAAGAGAACAGCTGATGATTAG
- the LOC126925755 gene encoding 60S ribosomal protein L12: MPPKFDPNEIKIVYLRCVGGEVGATSSLAPKIGPLGLSPKKVGDDIAKATSDWKGLKITVQLTIQNRQATITVVPSAASLIIKALKEPPRDRKKQKNIKHNGNLSFDDIISIARSMRPRSVAKYLSGTVKEILGTCQSVGCTVDGKPPRDIIEEINDGKLQVPDE; this comes from the exons ATGCCACCTAAATTCGACCCCAATGAAATCAAAATag TCTATCTAAGATGCGTTGGAGGTGAAGTAGGAGCAACTTCATCTCTGGCTCcaaaaattggcccacttggttTA TCTCCTAAAAAAGTTGGTGATGATATTGCCAAAGCTACCAGTGACTGGAAGGGTTTAAAAATTACCGTCCAGTTGACAATTCAAAACAGACAAGCTACAATTACGGTGGTTCCCTCTGCTGCATCGTTAATTATTAAGGCTTTGAAGGAGCCACCTAGGGACCGAAAAAAGCAGAAAAATATAAAGCATAATGGGAATCTATCATTTGATGATATCATTTCCATTGCTCGGTCAATGAGACCAAGATCTGTAGCTAAGTACCTTAGTGGTACTGTTAAAGAAATATTAGGTACATGTCAATCAGTTGGATGTACGGTTGATGGAAAACCACCAAGAGATATTATCGAAGAAATTAATGATGGAAAGCTCCAAGTCCCAGATGAATAA